A window of Candidatus Rhabdochlamydia sp. T3358 contains these coding sequences:
- a CDS encoding transposase, producing MSKQGLNEEQFKILEPQMEKWVNRNHYGRKLAPWRPVVNTIFWVLRTGAPWKDAPGNKEFSHPSTAHAWLGRMQSAGFLDQFLEELLKIAEQLGCIDAQRLSVDGFFFQRTRRRRAC from the coding sequence ATGAGCAAGCAAGGATTAAATGAAGAACAGTTTAAAATACTCGAACCCCAAATGGAAAAATGGGTAAATCGCAATCATTATGGAAGAAAATTAGCGCCTTGGAGACCTGTAGTGAATACTATTTTCTGGGTGCTCCGTACAGGAGCTCCTTGGAAAGATGCACCTGGAAACAAGGAATTTTCTCATCCTTCAACAGCACATGCGTGGCTTGGAAGAATGCAATCCGCTGGGTTTTTAGATCAATTTTTAGAAGAGCTTCTTAAGATTGCAGAACAGCTAGGATGTATTGATGCCCAGAGACTCTCAGTAGATGGTTTTTTTTTCCAGAGGACGCGGAGGAGGAGAGCTTGTTGA
- a CDS encoding transposase has protein sequence MVFFSRGRGGGELVDYGYKGKGVTSHLLVEKSGRPLAITSTSASRDEKEQVIPLLSKVVPFIKKVWNQGKAPILEADKGYDSEQTRIDVLSYKVFPLIARKRNTKGYKIKGICYLEKQRWVVERTISWLKTGFRRLTVRWERKAVYWNGLLMFGLLGYWMNFLSRQVSLKQ, from the coding sequence ATGGTTTTTTTTTCCAGAGGACGCGGAGGAGGAGAGCTTGTTGATTATGGGTACAAAGGTAAAGGCGTGACATCGCATTTACTGGTGGAAAAATCAGGAAGGCCTCTTGCAATTACTTCTACATCAGCATCCAGAGATGAGAAAGAACAAGTGATTCCTCTGCTTAGTAAAGTTGTTCCCTTCATTAAAAAAGTATGGAATCAGGGAAAAGCACCCATACTTGAAGCAGATAAAGGTTATGACTCAGAGCAAACACGTATCGATGTCCTTTCCTATAAGGTTTTTCCTCTGATAGCACGGAAAAGAAACACCAAGGGATATAAGATAAAAGGTATTTGCTACCTTGAAAAGCAACGTTGGGTCGTTGAGAGAACGATTTCTTGGTTAAAGACAGGCTTTCGTCGCCTTACAGTGCGCTGGGAAAGAAAGGCAGTATATTGGAATGGTCTATTAATGTTTGGACTACTTGGCTATTGGATGAATTTCTTAAGTCGGCAAGTATCTTTAAAACAATAA
- the sdhB gene encoding succinate dehydrogenase iron-sulfur subunit, whose product MEKTFTLKVYRGIADQQYWEEFELELKPFFNITSALMQIQKCPINKKGEKVTPIAWEQGCLEEVCGSCSMLINGRPRQGCTALAHQLLQATGSSCITVAPLTKFPLMKDLVVDRTSMFENLKKVRAWIDVDDALDRGFGPKISPELQEAMYVLSTCMTCGCCTEACPQVNPNSQFMGPAPISQARLFNAHPVGKLAKADRLRPLMDESGISGCGNAQNCVRVCPKNIPLTESISVIGREVSKQALRDMVGLPDV is encoded by the coding sequence ATGGAAAAAACATTCACTTTAAAAGTGTATCGTGGGATTGCTGATCAGCAATACTGGGAAGAATTTGAATTAGAATTGAAGCCTTTTTTTAATATCACCTCAGCGTTAATGCAGATACAAAAGTGTCCTATTAATAAAAAAGGAGAAAAGGTTACGCCGATTGCTTGGGAACAGGGATGCTTAGAAGAGGTATGCGGTTCTTGTTCTATGTTAATCAATGGTCGTCCTCGTCAAGGGTGCACAGCTCTTGCTCACCAATTATTACAAGCAACAGGCAGCTCTTGCATTACAGTGGCTCCTTTAACAAAATTTCCTCTCATGAAAGATCTAGTCGTAGATCGTACAAGTATGTTTGAAAACTTAAAAAAAGTACGTGCTTGGATAGACGTAGATGATGCTTTAGATCGAGGCTTTGGGCCTAAAATCAGCCCTGAATTACAAGAGGCTATGTATGTTTTATCTACTTGTATGACTTGTGGTTGTTGCACAGAAGCGTGTCCTCAAGTCAATCCTAACTCGCAATTCATGGGACCAGCCCCCATATCTCAAGCGCGTCTTTTTAATGCGCACCCTGTTGGGAAATTAGCAAAAGCAGATAGGCTTCGGCCTCTAATGGATGAATCAGGTATCAGCGGTTGTGGAAATGCACAAAATTGCGTAAGAGTCTGTCCCAAAAATATACCCTTAACAGAATCCATTTCTGTCATTGGCAGAGAGGTGAGCAAACAAGCCTTAAGAGACATGGTAGGTCTGCCCGATGTATAA
- the sdhA gene encoding succinate dehydrogenase flavoprotein subunit has product MSKRKMGKEVIVVGGGLAGLSAAMKLAEKGCHVKIVSVTKVKRSHSVCAQGGINAAMNLKNEEDSPFIHAYDTIKGGDFLADQPPVLEMCLAAPGIIRMMERFGCPFNRTLEGNLDFRRFGGTLYHRTAFCGASTGQQLLYALDEQVRRYEVQGRIEKFETHEFMRLVLDNEGRARGIVLMDLFNLELSVLKADAVVFGTGGPGLIFKKSTNSTFCSGAANGRLFKQGMYYANGEFIQIHPTAIPAEDKMRLISESSRGEGGRIWVWGDSSKTIANAEGKTLPCGETGKPWYFLEELYPAFGNLVPRDIGAREILRVCEMGLGIDQKMQVYLDVSHLSEKIQHKIASVLDIYEKFTGDDPHKVPMRIFPAVHYSMGGAWVDWPAADDPDRLQRFRQMTNIPGCFNVGESEFQYHGANRLGANSLLSCIFSGLVAGIEVPRYLDTLEHSYGNIPTTIFSQALQEEEAFKQDLMQRNGPENVHQLHEELSDVLIKYVTVKRNNEDLTKAIEAIKEIRKRYQNICLDDKGTCLNQTYVFANQFSYMLEIALVITKGALLRDEFRGAHYKPEFPHRDDENWLKTTIAAYQDIEPEISYRPVDLRYLKPIGRDYSKAKKVIPEFENVPTNIVLPL; this is encoded by the coding sequence ATGTCGAAGCGAAAAATGGGAAAAGAAGTCATTGTTGTTGGAGGGGGACTAGCTGGTTTATCTGCTGCTATGAAACTAGCAGAAAAAGGCTGTCATGTCAAAATTGTCTCGGTGACAAAAGTAAAACGCTCACATTCTGTTTGTGCACAAGGTGGAATTAATGCGGCGATGAATTTAAAAAATGAAGAGGATTCTCCTTTCATTCACGCCTACGATACGATTAAGGGGGGAGACTTTTTAGCTGATCAACCGCCTGTTTTAGAGATGTGTTTAGCGGCGCCTGGTATTATTCGCATGATGGAGCGTTTTGGATGTCCGTTTAATCGAACCTTAGAAGGGAATCTCGATTTTAGACGCTTTGGTGGGACCCTATATCATCGAACAGCTTTTTGCGGAGCTTCTACAGGTCAACAACTGCTTTATGCTTTAGATGAGCAGGTGCGTCGCTATGAAGTACAAGGCAGAATAGAAAAATTCGAGACTCACGAGTTCATGCGCCTTGTTCTTGATAATGAAGGCAGAGCACGAGGCATTGTGCTAATGGACTTATTTAACTTAGAGCTGAGCGTATTAAAAGCAGATGCGGTGGTCTTTGGCACAGGAGGACCGGGATTAATTTTTAAGAAGTCCACAAACTCTACTTTTTGCAGCGGAGCTGCTAATGGCAGGTTATTCAAGCAGGGAATGTATTATGCAAATGGGGAATTTATTCAAATTCACCCTACTGCGATCCCTGCGGAAGATAAAATGCGTTTGATTTCAGAGTCTTCTCGTGGAGAAGGAGGCAGAATTTGGGTTTGGGGAGATAGCTCTAAAACAATTGCTAATGCAGAGGGTAAAACCCTTCCTTGTGGCGAAACGGGAAAACCTTGGTATTTTTTAGAAGAGCTCTATCCTGCTTTTGGGAACTTAGTTCCTCGTGATATTGGAGCAAGAGAGATCTTGCGTGTTTGTGAAATGGGTTTAGGGATTGATCAAAAAATGCAGGTCTATTTAGATGTGTCGCATCTTTCAGAAAAAATCCAACATAAAATTGCTTCTGTTTTAGATATCTATGAAAAGTTTACCGGAGATGATCCGCACAAAGTGCCGATGCGCATTTTCCCTGCAGTGCATTATTCGATGGGAGGAGCATGGGTGGATTGGCCAGCTGCTGATGATCCCGATCGACTGCAGAGGTTTAGACAAATGACGAACATCCCTGGTTGTTTCAATGTAGGGGAATCAGAATTCCAATATCACGGTGCCAATCGTCTGGGTGCTAATTCTCTACTCTCTTGCATTTTTTCTGGACTAGTAGCTGGGATAGAAGTACCTCGTTATTTGGACACGCTAGAGCATAGCTATGGAAACATACCCACCACTATTTTTTCACAAGCCCTGCAAGAAGAAGAAGCTTTTAAACAAGATCTCATGCAGCGCAATGGACCTGAGAATGTCCATCAATTGCATGAGGAGTTATCGGATGTATTGATTAAATACGTTACGGTCAAGCGCAATAATGAAGATCTGACAAAAGCAATAGAGGCTATCAAAGAGATTCGTAAGCGTTATCAAAATATCTGTTTAGATGATAAGGGAACCTGTTTGAATCAAACTTATGTATTTGCCAATCAATTTTCTTATATGTTAGAGATTGCTTTAGTGATTACAAAAGGAGCTCTTTTACGCGATGAGTTTAGAGGAGCCCATTACAAACCTGAATTTCCTCATCGAGATGATGAGAATTGGTTAAAAACGACGATAGCTGCCTATCAAGATATAGAGCCAGAAATCAGCTATAGACCGGTTGATTTGCGCTATTTAAAACCGATAGGGCGTGATTACAGCAAAGCTAAAAAAGTCATTCCTGAGTTTGAGAATGTCCCTACAAACATCGTATTGCCTTTGTGA